A genomic region of Coriobacteriaceae bacterium contains the following coding sequences:
- a CDS encoding Mrp/NBP35 family ATP-binding protein, with product MAECNSNCSACGDSGCADRTAPQTLQLHEGTKIKNVIAVASGKGGVGKSLTAAMLACELRRRGHEVGILDGDITGPSIPRSFGIHEPPAVDEDGMLRPAETKTGIKVVSTNMLTADEATPFLWRGPVLNGILTQFYSDINWGELDYLIVDMPPGTGDIPMTVFQQFPLKGVVIATAPQVLVNMIVEKAIRMTEHMNVPVLGLVENMSYYECPDCGSRHEIFGKSEVEAIAKSKGIDAWACVPMDPKISAEVDSGNVEDIKGDWLDPIVNKIESI from the coding sequence ATGGCTGAATGCAATTCCAATTGCTCCGCATGTGGCGATAGCGGGTGTGCCGATCGCACCGCTCCGCAGACGCTGCAACTTCACGAGGGTACGAAGATCAAGAACGTCATCGCCGTTGCAAGTGGCAAAGGCGGTGTCGGCAAATCGCTCACGGCCGCGATGCTCGCCTGCGAGCTACGTCGCCGTGGCCACGAGGTCGGCATTCTCGATGGAGATATCACGGGCCCGTCCATCCCGCGCTCCTTTGGCATCCATGAGCCTCCCGCCGTCGACGAGGATGGCATGCTGAGGCCGGCCGAGACCAAGACGGGCATCAAGGTCGTGTCGACCAACATGCTTACCGCTGACGAGGCGACGCCGTTCCTCTGGCGCGGCCCTGTCCTCAATGGCATCCTCACGCAGTTCTACAGCGACATCAACTGGGGCGAGCTCGACTACCTCATCGTCGACATGCCCCCGGGAACGGGCGACATCCCCATGACGGTCTTCCAGCAGTTCCCGCTCAAGGGCGTTGTCATTGCCACCGCGCCGCAGGTGCTCGTCAACATGATCGTCGAGAAGGCCATCCGCATGACCGAGCACATGAACGTGCCGGTGCTGGGCCTGGTCGAGAACATGTCGTACTACGAGTGCCCTGACTGCGGTTCGCGTCACGAGATCTTCGGCAAGTCCGAGGTCGAGGCCATCGCCAAGAGCAAGGGCATCGATGCCTGGGCCTGCGTGCCGATGGATCCGAAGATTTCGGCCGAGGTCGACTCGGGCAATGTCGAGGACATCAAGGGCGACTGGCTTGACCCGATCGTCAACAAGATTGAGTCAATCTAG
- a CDS encoding molybdopterin-dependent oxidoreductase, which translates to MEVKKSCCYFCHQNCGVLAYVKDGKLIYAEGDPDHPTNAGGLCTRGNQAYTFVDNPSRINYPMKRAGEKGENKWERVSWDQALTEIAAKLNQIKEESGAEAVAAAAGTLRTDDWARRRFLNMFGTPNGFHNALLCWIPTFMVETAINGWSPFETDLGASKCVILWGFNPGASSMPGMHGYTDLQKATGMKLIVVDPRYSETAAHADLWLPLRPGSDTALSMAMINVIMNEFIYDMDFVDQWCEGFDELRDYIEPYTPEWAAPLTWLDPELIRQAARMYATNRPGNIQWGCTWDQLGRTAGAGMHARSILRAICGNLDCPGGDGMPGPAAYVTDEELEANDRLPVEMRAKQIGADKYKMTSWPGYERLSQISKDKWGKAFTAEWMCEAHGPSVFKAILTGDPYQVRALFVSGSNPLSSYGDAKMTFEACKQVEFLVVLEYFMTPTALMADFVLPVAGAMERPMVHTNYGVTDSIVCSERAIWPMYERKTDYNIWRDLGLACGQTEEDWPWPELEDAYFHVLSPLGLPITDYNDFVARFRMYYPPLQYQKYLQKGQFCTASGKVELKCSVFEEFGLPAFPKYIGPAENEIDDPEVAAEYPIVLTTGGGFMPFHHSEHFNNPIIRYIKPDPYFTIHPDLALTLGIEMGDWCWIETRRGRIKMRANVEPGIDPRAIYTQRGWWFPERSPEGPEPFGCLESNTNVLTSVDDEHCDPLTGCWANRGLMCKVYKCTDIDYEYTERDCQFSIPGSAFASEGPGVHAMPSTQKMALEFAEPVFAQPDFEVPEGLTWDYRKRACYDENGRRYDQASGWMVDDATGTFYQMGTGYKYISFNGDFLLDESTGQFYDFSMQPCEGPQADFELPAGTTWNPVTLKAEDDKGRYYDTGSGWLIDPTSSFHYQPGTGYRFVQHEGGNYLVDEEKNDWYDFSMQPVEAPYNIKDASVQANQ; encoded by the coding sequence GTGGAGGTCAAGAAGTCATGCTGCTATTTCTGCCATCAGAACTGCGGTGTTCTGGCTTACGTCAAGGACGGTAAGCTCATCTACGCCGAAGGCGATCCGGATCATCCCACCAACGCTGGTGGCCTGTGCACTCGCGGCAACCAGGCCTACACGTTCGTGGATAATCCGTCGCGCATCAACTACCCGATGAAGCGCGCAGGCGAAAAGGGCGAGAACAAGTGGGAGCGCGTCTCCTGGGATCAGGCCCTGACCGAGATCGCCGCCAAGCTCAACCAGATCAAGGAGGAGTCTGGCGCAGAGGCAGTCGCCGCTGCGGCCGGTACCCTGCGTACCGACGACTGGGCAAGGCGTCGCTTCCTCAATATGTTCGGAACGCCCAACGGCTTCCACAACGCCCTGCTGTGCTGGATCCCGACCTTCATGGTCGAGACCGCCATCAATGGCTGGTCTCCGTTCGAGACCGACCTGGGCGCGTCCAAGTGCGTCATCCTGTGGGGCTTCAACCCCGGCGCATCTTCCATGCCCGGCATGCACGGTTACACCGACCTGCAGAAGGCCACCGGCATGAAGCTCATCGTCGTCGACCCGCGTTACTCCGAGACCGCGGCTCATGCAGACCTCTGGCTGCCGCTGCGTCCGGGTTCTGACACGGCCCTGTCCATGGCGATGATCAACGTCATCATGAACGAGTTCATCTATGACATGGACTTCGTCGATCAGTGGTGCGAGGGCTTCGACGAGCTCCGCGACTACATCGAGCCGTACACCCCCGAGTGGGCCGCGCCCCTCACCTGGCTCGATCCTGAGCTCATCCGCCAGGCTGCCCGCATGTACGCGACCAACCGTCCCGGCAACATCCAGTGGGGCTGCACCTGGGATCAGCTCGGCCGCACGGCTGGTGCCGGCATGCACGCCCGCTCGATCCTGCGTGCCATCTGCGGCAACCTCGATTGCCCCGGTGGCGACGGCATGCCCGGTCCCGCGGCGTACGTCACCGACGAGGAGCTCGAGGCCAACGATCGCCTGCCCGTCGAGATGCGTGCCAAGCAGATCGGTGCCGACAAGTACAAGATGACCTCCTGGCCCGGCTACGAGCGTCTTTCCCAGATCTCCAAGGACAAGTGGGGCAAGGCCTTTACCGCCGAGTGGATGTGCGAGGCTCATGGCCCGTCCGTCTTCAAGGCCATCCTCACGGGCGATCCCTATCAGGTTCGCGCGCTGTTCGTCAGCGGCTCCAATCCGCTGTCGTCCTATGGCGATGCCAAGATGACCTTCGAGGCTTGCAAGCAGGTCGAGTTCCTGGTCGTTCTCGAGTACTTCATGACCCCGACGGCCCTCATGGCCGACTTCGTACTGCCGGTCGCAGGTGCCATGGAGCGCCCGATGGTTCACACCAACTACGGCGTTACCGACTCCATCGTTTGCTCCGAGCGCGCCATCTGGCCGATGTACGAGCGCAAGACCGACTACAACATCTGGAGGGACCTGGGCCTTGCCTGCGGTCAGACCGAAGAGGACTGGCCCTGGCCGGAGCTTGAGGACGCATACTTCCACGTTCTCTCGCCGCTTGGTCTCCCCATCACGGACTACAACGACTTCGTCGCTCGCTTCCGCATGTACTATCCGCCGCTGCAGTACCAGAAGTACCTGCAGAAGGGCCAGTTCTGCACCGCCTCGGGCAAGGTCGAGCTCAAGTGCTCGGTCTTCGAGGAGTTCGGTCTGCCGGCCTTCCCGAAGTACATCGGTCCGGCCGAGAACGAGATCGACGATCCCGAGGTTGCGGCCGAGTATCCCATCGTCCTCACGACGGGCGGCGGCTTCATGCCGTTCCACCACTCGGAGCACTTCAACAACCCGATCATCCGCTACATCAAGCCCGATCCGTACTTCACCATCCATCCCGACCTCGCCCTCACGCTGGGCATCGAGATGGGCGACTGGTGCTGGATCGAGACCCGTCGTGGCCGCATCAAGATGCGCGCCAACGTCGAGCCGGGCATCGATCCGCGTGCGATCTACACGCAGCGCGGCTGGTGGTTCCCCGAGCGTAGCCCCGAAGGCCCCGAGCCCTTTGGTTGCCTCGAGTCCAACACCAACGTGCTCACGTCCGTCGATGACGAGCACTGCGATCCGCTGACCGGCTGCTGGGCCAACCGTGGCCTCATGTGCAAGGTCTACAAGTGCACCGACATCGACTACGAGTACACGGAGCGCGACTGCCAGTTCTCCATCCCCGGCTCCGCTTTCGCTTCCGAGGGCCCGGGCGTGCATGCCATGCCGAGCACCCAGAAGATGGCACTCGAGTTTGCCGAGCCCGTCTTCGCGCAGCCCGACTTCGAGGTTCCCGAGGGTCTCACCTGGGATTACCGCAAGCGTGCCTGCTATGACGAGAATGGCCGCCGCTATGATCAGGCCTCTGGCTGGATGGTCGACGATGCGACGGGCACCTTCTACCAGATGGGTACGGGTTACAAGTACATCTCCTTCAATGGCGACTTCCTGCTCGACGAGAGCACGGGCCAGTTCTACGACTTCTCCATGCAGCCCTGCGAGGGCCCGCAGGCCGATTTCGAGCTGCCCGCCGGCACGACGTGGAACCCCGTCACGCTCAAGGCCGAGGACGACAAGGGCCGTTACTATGACACGGGCAGTGGTTGGCTGATCGACCCGACGAGCTCCTTCCACTATCAGCCGGGCACCGGTTATCGCTTCGTGCAGCATGAGGGCGGTAACTACCTGGTCGACGAGGAGAAGAACGACTGGTACGACTTCTCGATGCAGCCTGTCGAAGCGCCCTATAACATCAAGGACGCCAGCGTCCAAGCGAACCAGTAG
- a CDS encoding 4Fe-4S dicluster domain-containing protein has translation MTRYAMVMDQRRCIGCSSCTIACRTWNELPIDIIYNPVVSNGAEGVWPHVHMTFTPLICMHCDKPACVPACPTGASRQDDDGIVWVEPSQCMGCKVCANACPYGARDMNEHEGYIRKCTFCKDRVREGEQPFCVMTCHQKARTFGDLDDPNSEVSKLVNSYYTEQVYPEVGTEPMIYYIPDLGGTVQ, from the coding sequence ATGACCCGTTACGCAATGGTTATGGACCAGCGTCGTTGCATTGGTTGCTCGTCATGCACCATCGCATGCCGCACCTGGAACGAGCTGCCCATTGACATCATCTACAACCCCGTTGTTTCCAACGGAGCAGAGGGCGTGTGGCCTCATGTCCACATGACCTTCACGCCGCTCATTTGCATGCACTGCGATAAGCCCGCCTGCGTGCCCGCTTGCCCGACCGGTGCATCCCGCCAGGACGACGACGGTATCGTGTGGGTTGAGCCTTCCCAGTGCATGGGATGCAAGGTCTGCGCGAATGCGTGCCCCTATGGCGCTCGCGACATGAACGAGCACGAGGGCTACATCCGCAAGTGCACCTTCTGCAAGGATCGTGTCCGCGAGGGCGAGCAGCCCTTCTGCGTCATGACCTGCCATCAGAAGGCCCGTACGTTCGGCGATCTCGATGACCCCAACAGCGAGGTCTCGAAGCTCGTGAACTCGTATTACACCGAGCAGGTCTATCCCGAGGTTGGTACCGAGCCCATGATCTACTACATCCCCGATTTAGGAGGTACGGTACAGTGA